AAACGGTATACGTTATGAAATGATCCTTCATAAACAACGCTATCAATGTAAAAATTGTCGCACAACTTTCGGTGCGACCTCTGAATTGACTAAGCCTAATCAAACTCTTTCTCGTAAACTAAAAAATCAGATCATGTTATTAGCTAGGGAAGGTTTGAACGGTGAACTTATCGCTCGCATCTGTCATTGCTCTGCTAGTAGTGTTCGAAGAACTATTGTCGAACGGATCAAACCTCAATATCGAGTACCTGTTTTGCCCAAGAATCTTTGTTTTGATGAATTTCGTTCGATTAAAAATACAACTTCTTTTATCTGTTGTGATGCACAAACTCATAAGTTAGTTGTTAAACTCCCAGATAGACTATCTTCTACCATTATCAATTATTTTGAAAATCGTTACTCAAAGTTTGAACGTGATCAAGTGGAATCAGTCGTCATTGATTTAAACGCTCAATACCAGCGCTTCATTCGCCGACTTTTCCCGAATGCCAAGATTATTATTGATCGGTTTCATATAGTTCAGCTAGCCGGACGTGCTTTAGACAGTTGTCGAATCGCTCTCACTAGATCACTCAATAAGCATAGTCGAGAATACAAGATTCTCAAATCACAGTGGCGTTTATTCCATAAGAAATCTGATGAGATCGACCCTAAAAATGTTGTCTATCTTAGGGGAATCAATGAATATATGACTCAACAGAATGCGATCGACTTGATCATCAATAAATTTTCTGAATTCAAAATAGTTTATCAGACTTACCAAGATATTACCTTAGCTTTGAAGAATAAAGACATTACTACTTTGAATGAGGTTCTCGATAGTTATGAGCGCACCAATACAGAGATGGATACGACTATTCGTACTTTCCGTAAAAATCGCAGCTATCTAATAAATAGCGTAACTTCAAAATATTCCAATGGTCCTTTGGAGGGTATCAATCGAAAGATCAAACTCTTAAAACGAAGTTGTTACGGTTTTGCTAATCAACAATTTTTCTTTTTACGAATTGATTGTATATTTGCGTAAAAAAAACACTCCCCACAATTCTATTGTAGGAAGTGTTTGTAGGAATATCCATATCAGTTGACGAATACCCTTTTTTTATCCGACCGAATCTTCCATTTGATATTCGATCAAACGATTCAATTCAACTGCATACTCCATCGGGAGCTCTTTTGTAAAAGGCTCAACAAAGCCCATAATGATCATCTCAGTCGCTTTTTCTTCTGAGATCCCCCGACTCATCAAATAGTAGAGTTGCTCTTCTGAGATCTTCGAGACTTTAGCTTCGTGTTCCATCGAAACATTACCGTTTAAGATCTCATTGAATGGGATCGTATCACTTGCCGACTTATCATCCATAATGATCGTATCACATTCGATATGTGAAAACGAACCATCTGAATGTCTCCCAAAGCGCACTTGTCCACGATAATCAACACGACCACCATCTTTACATAATGACTTAGAAATGATCGAAGAAGAAGTATTCTTAGCATTGTGGATCATTCTAGCCCCAGTATCAGAATCGATATCTTTACCAGCAAAAGCGATCGAAAGCATCGTACCACGTGCTCCTTTACCATCAAGATAGACACTTGGATACTTCATCGTCACTTTTGAACCTAAGTTACCATCGACCCATTCCATCGTCGCATTTTCTAAAGCTCGAGCACGTTTAGTCTCTAAACTATAAACGTTATCTGACCAGTTTTGGATCGTCGTATACCGACAATAAGCATCTTTTAAGACGTTGACTTCCACTACAGCTGCGTGCAAACTATCTTCAGAATAATTAGGAGCAGTACAGCCTTCAACATAGTTGATACTTGCGCCTTCATCAACGATGATCAACGTTCGTTCAAATTGACCAGAATTTCCGGCATTGATCCGAAAATAACTTTGGATCGGTACTGAGACTTTGACGCCTTTTGGAACATAGATAAAGGTCCCACCAGACCACACTGCTGAATTCAAGGCTGCCATCTTGTTATCTGCAGGTGAGATCAATTTACCAAAATATTTTTTGACTAGTTCTGGATGTTCTTTTACAGCTGAATCAGTATCCATAAAAATAATGCCTAAGTCATCAAAATCTTTGCGCATATTATGATAAACGACTTCTGATTCATATTGAGCCGATGATCCAGCTAAATACTTGCGTTCTGCTTCAGGGACACCTAAACGATCAAAGGTTTTTTTGATCTCTTCAGGAACATCGTCCCAATCGCGCGCAACTCGGTCTGAATCACGGCGAAAATAATTGATATGTTCAAAATCTAGTGGCGAAAGATCAGGGCCAAAATCAGGCATCGGTAACTTTTGATACAATTTATATGCCTTTAGCCGAAAATCTAACATCCACTCAGGCTCAGCTTTAGCAGCTGAGATCTGACGAACGATCTCTTCTGTTAGACCTTCTCCTGTCGTAAAGATCGGTTCGATATCGTCTTTAAATCCATATTTGTATTCTCCCCCAAGTTCTGG
This window of the Ligilactobacillus faecis genome carries:
- the sufB gene encoding Fe-S cluster assembly protein SufB: MSENTIPELGGEYKYGFKDDIEPIFTTGEGLTEEIVRQISAAKAEPEWMLDFRLKAYKLYQKLPMPDFGPDLSPLDFEHINYFRRDSDRVARDWDDVPEEIKKTFDRLGVPEAERKYLAGSSAQYESEVVYHNMRKDFDDLGIIFMDTDSAVKEHPELVKKYFGKLISPADNKMAALNSAVWSGGTFIYVPKGVKVSVPIQSYFRINAGNSGQFERTLIIVDEGASINYVEGCTAPNYSEDSLHAAVVEVNVLKDAYCRYTTIQNWSDNVYSLETKRARALENATMEWVDGNLGSKVTMKYPSVYLDGKGARGTMLSIAFAGKDIDSDTGARMIHNAKNTSSSIISKSLCKDGGRVDYRGQVRFGRHSDGSFSHIECDTIIMDDKSASDTIPFNEILNGNVSMEHEAKVSKISEEQLYYLMSRGISEEKATEMIIMGFVEPFTKELPMEYAVELNRLIEYQMEDSVG
- a CDS encoding ISL3 family transposase, encoding MSHNDCILKLLNIKDPNLKVIDVIDNLNNGTEKLVLIKAVLSYPISRCRNCGFATVNKNGFAKAHVRLPSLNGIRYEMILHKQRYQCKNCRTTFGATSELTKPNQTLSRKLKNQIMLLAREGLNGELIARICHCSASSVRRTIVERIKPQYRVPVLPKNLCFDEFRSIKNTTSFICCDAQTHKLVVKLPDRLSSTIINYFENRYSKFERDQVESVVIDLNAQYQRFIRRLFPNAKIIIDRFHIVQLAGRALDSCRIALTRSLNKHSREYKILKSQWRLFHKKSDEIDPKNVVYLRGINEYMTQQNAIDLIINKFSEFKIVYQTYQDITLALKNKDITTLNEVLDSYERTNTEMDTTIRTFRKNRSYLINSVTSKYSNGPLEGINRKIKLLKRSCYGFANQQFFFLRIDCIFA